One window of the Rhodothermales bacterium genome contains the following:
- a CDS encoding DUF1501 domain-containing protein translates to MCNHSGSRLEDGALHGMAHAAWSRRQFVKGLALAGAGVAVGVGGTSVYASAPNALLRALAGNESDRILVLIQLSGGNDGLNTVIPFSNDLYHQARPQLRITESQVVPVTADLGLHPSLAPFEALLGDGKMNIIQNVGYASPELSHFMSTDVWLSGKDANALENTGWSGRFLEGVYPDYHEVGADGPVGLQIGGSTPLLFQGTHSNLGVTFPNLSLLDRLTSTGTLYDEDDVPDTPFGAEASFVRRVSNDSFVYAASIKDAHVEGSNMVSYPGSGLGRDLATVARLIRGNLGSKIYHVTMGGFDTHANQLGTHSTLLRWLGDAVNAFVADLGSDGLLDRVCGVTFSEFGRRIAQNGSSGTDHGTSAPMFVFGGHMTGEILGSAPDLGTVDDTGNMVAETDFRSVYGGVLRDWLGMQQGEVDALFDGAYPAMSMFDSSVATNVAGHGTGGRDALPGSFRVTSVYPNPMQSHARVALELDAAGPVRISLVDMLGRTVAALAGPMVLQTGSHRIPVQRPGNVAQGAYILRVEYAGRSTAVPITVR, encoded by the coding sequence ATGTGCAATCATTCCGGAAGTCGACTGGAAGATGGGGCCCTGCACGGCATGGCCCATGCGGCGTGGTCGCGTCGCCAGTTCGTGAAAGGACTCGCCCTCGCAGGTGCCGGAGTGGCCGTGGGCGTCGGCGGCACCTCTGTGTATGCTTCGGCCCCGAACGCCCTTCTCCGGGCGTTGGCCGGCAACGAAAGCGACCGGATCCTGGTGCTCATCCAGCTGTCCGGCGGCAATGACGGCCTGAACACGGTCATTCCTTTCTCGAACGACCTCTACCACCAGGCACGGCCACAGCTCCGTATAACGGAGTCACAGGTGGTACCTGTTACGGCCGATCTGGGCCTGCATCCGTCGCTGGCGCCGTTCGAGGCGCTACTGGGTGACGGAAAGATGAACATCATCCAGAATGTGGGATACGCGTCGCCCGAGCTGTCGCATTTCATGTCCACCGATGTCTGGCTGTCAGGCAAGGATGCGAACGCGCTGGAAAACACGGGCTGGTCCGGGCGTTTCCTGGAAGGCGTCTATCCGGATTACCACGAGGTGGGTGCGGATGGCCCGGTCGGACTCCAGATAGGGGGATCCACGCCCCTCCTGTTCCAGGGTACGCATTCCAACCTGGGCGTCACCTTCCCGAATCTGAGTCTGCTCGATAGGCTGACCTCCACCGGGACGTTGTATGATGAAGACGACGTGCCCGACACGCCGTTCGGGGCGGAGGCCTCTTTCGTGCGCCGGGTCTCCAACGATTCATTCGTATACGCGGCATCCATCAAGGATGCACACGTCGAGGGCAGCAACATGGTGTCCTACCCGGGTTCCGGGCTGGGTCGCGACCTGGCCACCGTGGCGCGACTCATCCGCGGCAACCTGGGATCGAAGATTTACCACGTCACGATGGGCGGATTCGATACCCACGCGAATCAGTTGGGCACCCATTCCACGCTGCTGCGGTGGCTCGGCGATGCGGTCAACGCCTTTGTCGCGGACCTGGGGTCGGACGGTCTGCTGGACCGCGTGTGTGGCGTGACCTTCTCGGAATTCGGTCGCCGGATTGCCCAGAACGGCTCCAGCGGCACCGACCATGGCACGTCGGCCCCCATGTTCGTTTTCGGTGGCCACATGACCGGGGAAATCCTGGGCTCTGCGCCCGACCTCGGCACGGTGGACGATACGGGCAACATGGTGGCGGAGACGGACTTCAGGTCGGTGTACGGAGGCGTCTTGCGTGACTGGCTTGGCATGCAGCAGGGTGAGGTGGATGCGTTGTTCGATGGGGCATACCCGGCCATGAGCATGTTCGACAGCAGTGTGGCCACGAATGTCGCAGGCCATGGGACCGGCGGACGGGATGCGTTGCCGGGGTCGTTCCGGGTGACGTCGGTGTATCCGAACCCCATGCAATCCCATGCCCGCGTAGCGCTGGAGTTGGATGCGGCCGGACCCGTCCGGATTTCGCTGGTGGACATGCTCGGCCGGACTGTGGCGGCACTCGCCGGCCCGATGGTACTCCAGACCGGCTCCCACCGGATTCCGGTGCAACGGCCGGGGAACGTGGCGCAGGGTGCCTATATCCTGCGCGTGGAATATGCCGGGCGCTCGACGGCGGTGCCCATTACGGTCCGTTGA
- a CDS encoding DUF1800 family protein: protein MLTPLESPLTRTQAAHLLRRACFSSDEARIRAMTGRTAADVVDEWLAEPVMTALIPNPYWLQRQYPPVGAPDDDVRAFLRDNEYYAEEIRQKWVRDLLSGTLRSRMTVLWHNHFVTDIRKYRYGALAHQYLLLLTLSSLGNFKALVRSMAKDGSMLYYLDGRFNRSGAPNENYARELLELFTMGPLGADGSPNYTQADIVDAARAFTGWVMDVRTTWTSRKQTNRFDAGQKTFLGQTGNFDQDNIADLIFEHRPEAVAWFLAQTFIREFIYDEPETDTAQSLAAEWLAADFQIKPVLRALLTSTAFFDERFVGARIKSPLEFLTMGISWRAGTVADEKLESLVSAVDSLGQTLLSPPNVAGWPGHHQWLSTESLPSRWNADARLADMDTVDMNWADLIPAYLEPGSTHPAVSFALNLAESMFAVPLEHVSIPEIDTPFAGDLVNSPLPDDLLNGPAWRMNLVKLFLGPTPWYEWSPEGPFAWAFVRNYFVALSQFPEYQLS from the coding sequence ATGCTGACACCACTCGAATCCCCGCTGACACGGACCCAAGCGGCTCATCTGCTGCGACGCGCCTGTTTTTCCTCGGATGAAGCCCGTATCCGGGCCATGACGGGACGAACGGCGGCGGACGTTGTTGACGAATGGCTGGCCGAGCCGGTCATGACGGCCCTGATCCCCAATCCATATTGGCTTCAGCGCCAGTATCCGCCTGTCGGCGCGCCGGACGACGACGTCCGGGCGTTCCTGCGCGACAATGAGTACTACGCCGAGGAAATCCGGCAGAAGTGGGTACGTGATCTGCTCTCGGGCACGCTCCGGTCGCGCATGACCGTGCTGTGGCACAACCATTTCGTGACGGACATCCGCAAGTACCGGTACGGCGCACTTGCGCATCAATACCTCTTGCTCCTGACCCTGTCCAGTCTGGGCAACTTCAAGGCCCTCGTCCGCAGCATGGCCAAGGACGGCTCCATGTTGTACTACCTGGACGGCCGCTTCAACCGGTCCGGAGCTCCGAACGAGAACTACGCGCGGGAACTGCTCGAATTGTTCACCATGGGTCCGTTGGGTGCCGACGGGTCCCCGAACTATACCCAGGCGGATATCGTGGACGCCGCCCGGGCCTTTACCGGCTGGGTCATGGATGTACGAACAACCTGGACATCCCGGAAGCAAACCAACCGGTTCGATGCCGGGCAGAAGACGTTCCTGGGACAGACGGGCAATTTCGACCAGGACAACATTGCCGATCTGATATTCGAACATCGGCCCGAGGCCGTAGCCTGGTTCCTGGCCCAAACCTTCATCCGGGAGTTCATTTACGACGAACCGGAGACGGACACCGCCCAGTCCCTGGCCGCCGAGTGGCTTGCCGCGGACTTCCAGATCAAACCTGTGCTGCGCGCCCTGTTGACGTCCACGGCCTTCTTCGACGAGCGGTTCGTCGGGGCCAGGATCAAGAGCCCTCTGGAATTCCTGACGATGGGGATTTCCTGGAGGGCCGGAACGGTGGCGGATGAAAAACTGGAATCCCTGGTCTCGGCAGTGGACAGCCTGGGACAGACCCTGCTCTCCCCGCCCAACGTCGCGGGTTGGCCGGGGCATCATCAGTGGCTGTCCACCGAATCCCTGCCGTCGCGATGGAACGCCGACGCGCGCCTCGCCGATATGGATACGGTCGACATGAACTGGGCCGACCTCATTCCGGCCTACCTGGAGCCCGGCTCCACGCATCCGGCCGTCTCCTTCGCCCTGAACCTGGCGGAGTCGATGTTTGCCGTGCCGCTCGAGCACGTATCCATCCCGGAAATCGACACCCCCTTTGCCGGCGACCTCGTGAACAGCCCGCTGCCCGACGACCTGTTGAACGGTCCGGCCTGGCGAATGAATCTGGTGAAACTCTTCCTGGGACCGACCCCGTGGTATGAATGGTCGCCGGAGGGACCGTTCGCCTGGGCGTTCGTCCGGAATTATTTCGTCGCCCTCTCGCAGTTTCCAGAATACCAGTTGAGCTGA
- a CDS encoding ABC transporter ATP-binding protein, whose product MRSIISLTDVHKVYKMGSQIVRALDGATLEIQPNEYVAIMGPSGSGKSTMMNIIGCLDTPTSGSYVLNGTSVGDLDDDELAAVRNREIGFVFQTFNLLPRVNCLQNVELPLIYSGIGRSERRDMARAALESVGLGDRMDHKPNELSGGQRQRVAVARALVNNPAILLADEPTGNLDSKTGVEIMNLFEELHQRGNTLLVVTHEEDIAQHARRIVRLRDGVVESDEPVLKPTLA is encoded by the coding sequence ATGCGTTCCATCATTTCGCTGACCGACGTCCACAAGGTGTACAAGATGGGCAGCCAGATCGTGCGCGCCCTGGACGGCGCCACGCTGGAAATCCAGCCGAACGAGTACGTGGCCATCATGGGACCGTCGGGCTCCGGCAAGTCGACCATGATGAACATCATCGGATGCCTGGACACCCCGACCAGCGGTTCCTACGTGCTGAACGGAACGAGTGTCGGCGACCTGGATGACGATGAGCTCGCCGCCGTGCGAAACCGGGAAATCGGATTCGTCTTCCAGACGTTCAACCTGCTTCCTCGCGTGAATTGCCTCCAGAACGTGGAATTGCCGCTCATCTATTCCGGCATTGGCCGGTCCGAACGGCGGGACATGGCGCGGGCCGCACTCGAAAGTGTGGGCCTGGGCGACCGCATGGACCACAAGCCCAACGAGCTGTCGGGCGGGCAGCGTCAACGCGTGGCCGTGGCCCGCGCACTGGTGAACAACCCGGCCATCCTGCTGGCGGACGAGCCGACCGGCAACCTCGACTCCAAGACCGGCGTCGAAATCATGAACCTGTTCGAGGAGCTCCACCAGCGCGGCAACACCCTGCTGGTGGTGACCCATGAGGAGGACATCGCCCAGCACGCACGCAGGATTGTCCGCCTGCGCGACGGCGTGGTCGAGTCGGATGAACCGGTCTTGAAGCCGACGCTGGCCTGA
- a CDS encoding efflux RND transporter periplasmic adaptor subunit: MAKQKNATRKLLITVGIIAVVLVGVIVIGKSTGLFGSKEVTIKVETAEAEIRRVTQTVTASGKAQPEIEVIISPDVSGEIIALPVKEGDQVSRGQLLARIKPDFYQAQVEQSEASVLQAKASESARRADLLTAESALNRQRELHKTGAISDADLEAAVNRYETAKANHEAAQFNVQITEARLREMKENLSKTSIHAPMDGTISTLLVEFGERVVGTTQMTGTEMMRVARLDQMELDVDVNENDVVNVALGDTASIEIDAYPNRSFKGVVTEIANSARTMGAGTQEQITNFPVKIRILAAHNTAFDQSARDGAIADDETNVNAETPNFRPGMSGTVDIFTHTVDGAIAVPIQAVTVRDFAAIAREKARGASADSTANAENDASGDQMPGRAGMQEEDIRRVVFVMDGTRARMVEVETGIADDTHIVIISGLSSGDKVITGPYSAVSRTLGPDDLVEESSPNTRRGPNMAAN, encoded by the coding sequence ATGGCCAAGCAGAAAAACGCAACCCGCAAGCTCCTCATTACGGTCGGCATCATTGCCGTCGTCCTGGTGGGCGTCATCGTCATCGGAAAATCGACCGGACTGTTCGGATCGAAGGAGGTGACCATCAAGGTTGAAACGGCTGAGGCCGAAATCCGTCGGGTCACGCAGACGGTGACCGCATCGGGCAAGGCCCAGCCGGAAATCGAGGTCATCATCAGCCCGGACGTGAGCGGTGAGATCATTGCACTTCCCGTCAAGGAAGGCGACCAGGTTTCCCGTGGCCAGCTGCTGGCCCGCATCAAACCTGATTTCTACCAGGCCCAGGTGGAGCAGTCCGAAGCGTCCGTGCTGCAGGCGAAGGCATCGGAATCGGCCCGTCGTGCCGACCTGCTGACGGCTGAAAGCGCCCTGAATCGCCAGCGGGAGCTCCACAAGACCGGTGCCATCTCCGATGCCGACCTGGAAGCAGCGGTCAATCGGTATGAAACGGCCAAAGCCAACCATGAAGCGGCCCAGTTCAATGTCCAGATTACCGAGGCCCGGCTTCGGGAAATGAAGGAGAACCTGTCCAAGACATCCATCCATGCCCCCATGGACGGGACGATTTCCACGCTCCTGGTCGAGTTCGGCGAGCGCGTCGTGGGAACGACCCAGATGACGGGCACGGAAATGATGCGCGTGGCGCGACTCGACCAGATGGAACTGGATGTGGACGTGAACGAGAACGACGTCGTGAACGTGGCCCTCGGTGACACCGCTTCCATTGAAATCGATGCGTATCCGAACCGCTCGTTCAAGGGCGTGGTTACGGAAATCGCCAACTCCGCCCGTACGATGGGTGCAGGTACGCAGGAGCAGATCACCAACTTCCCGGTCAAGATCCGCATCCTGGCCGCCCACAACACGGCGTTTGACCAGTCCGCCCGGGACGGCGCGATTGCCGACGACGAAACGAACGTGAACGCCGAAACGCCGAATTTCCGGCCGGGGATGAGCGGCACGGTCGACATCTTCACGCACACCGTGGATGGTGCGATTGCCGTACCCATCCAGGCGGTGACGGTACGTGACTTCGCGGCCATTGCGCGCGAGAAGGCACGGGGAGCTTCGGCCGACAGCACGGCGAACGCCGAGAATGACGCGTCGGGCGACCAGATGCCTGGGCGTGCCGGGATGCAGGAAGAAGACATCCGCCGCGTGGTGTTCGTCATGGACGGGACGCGTGCCCGGATGGTCGAGGTCGAAACCGGCATTGCCGACGATACCCACATCGTGATCATTTCGGGTCTTTCCAGCGGTGACAAAGTCATTACCGGTCCCTACAGCGCCGTTTCGCGGACGCTGGGTCCGGATGACCTCGTGGAGGAGTCCTCACCGAACACACGCCGTGGCCCGAACATGGCGGCCAATTGA
- a CDS encoding TolC family protein, which yields MTRRSVTRFPSAFLIALAILLPSSAQAQQARTISFDEAVAIALENNVSILRAQNNLDVQALTVTSEKADFLPNLNLSTSGSRNYGLFIDNTTFQQRNTITDGMSFNASSGINLFNGFADVAGVRSAEAQLEGQEFAFERTKQTVVFNVIQSYLNVIVARENIRVREEDVAAQQRSLDQIQEFVNVGTRPISDLYQQQATLANSEAQLLTAESNYQLAQTRLIQVMQLDPLGEYAFETPSVDEIDTVVRPLNAETMLRTAFELRPDLRSQEMNIESAAQGIRIARAGYLPSLNLSGSIGTSWSSARRELFTFSEQFENNRSERIGLSLNIPIFNRFNTRTNIERSKVQFANAQLDLENAQQNVALEVRQAYQDYLTAAKRLDVTEKQMTSAGQALRVVQERYNLSDATLVELTQAQSAYTNAASQRVQAVFQFHFQERLLNYYQGNLDPSQSLFD from the coding sequence ATGACCCGACGTTCCGTCACCCGTTTCCCGTCCGCCTTCCTGATTGCACTGGCAATCCTGCTCCCCTCCTCGGCCCAGGCGCAACAAGCCCGGACCATCAGTTTCGATGAGGCCGTGGCCATTGCCCTGGAGAACAACGTCAGCATCCTGCGCGCCCAGAACAACCTGGATGTACAGGCACTGACCGTGACGTCGGAAAAGGCCGACTTCCTGCCGAACCTGAATTTGAGCACATCCGGCAGCCGGAACTACGGTCTGTTCATTGACAACACCACCTTCCAGCAGCGGAACACCATCACCGACGGAATGAGCTTCAACGCCAGTTCCGGTATCAACCTGTTCAACGGGTTCGCCGACGTCGCCGGTGTGCGCTCCGCCGAGGCCCAGTTGGAAGGCCAGGAATTCGCGTTCGAGCGCACGAAGCAGACGGTGGTCTTCAACGTCATCCAGTCGTATCTGAACGTCATTGTCGCCCGCGAGAACATCCGGGTCCGGGAGGAGGACGTGGCCGCGCAGCAGCGCTCGCTGGACCAGATCCAGGAGTTCGTGAACGTTGGCACGCGGCCGATCTCGGACCTGTACCAGCAGCAGGCCACCCTCGCGAACAGCGAAGCCCAGCTGCTGACGGCCGAGAGCAACTATCAGCTGGCCCAGACGCGGCTCATCCAGGTCATGCAACTGGATCCGCTCGGCGAATATGCGTTTGAAACGCCGTCGGTCGACGAAATTGACACCGTCGTGCGCCCATTGAACGCTGAAACCATGCTGCGGACGGCCTTCGAACTCCGTCCCGACCTGCGTTCGCAGGAAATGAACATCGAATCGGCCGCCCAGGGCATCCGGATTGCCCGCGCAGGTTACCTGCCCAGCCTGAACCTGAGTGGAAGCATTGGCACGAGCTGGTCATCCGCCCGTCGGGAATTGTTCACCTTCAGCGAACAGTTCGAGAACAACCGGAGCGAACGGATTGGTCTGTCGCTGAATATTCCCATCTTCAACCGCTTCAATACCAGGACAAACATTGAGCGCAGCAAGGTCCAGTTCGCGAATGCCCAGCTGGATCTTGAGAATGCCCAGCAGAACGTGGCCCTCGAAGTCCGTCAGGCCTATCAGGACTACCTGACCGCCGCCAAACGCCTGGATGTCACCGAAAAGCAGATGACGTCCGCGGGACAGGCCCTCCGCGTGGTCCAGGAGCGCTACAACCTGTCCGATGCCACGTTGGTTGAACTCACCCAGGCCCAGTCGGCCTACACGAACGCCGCCAGCCAGCGCGTGCAGGCGGTGTTCCAGTTCCACTTCCAGGAACGCCTCCTGAATTACTACCAAGGCAACCTCGATCCGAGCCAGTCCCTCTTCGACTGA
- a CDS encoding phosphoglycerate mutase family protein: protein MRVLLYLLLFLMVGCFPASPDGPEGSATNGADARTIVLVRHAEKCEMQGDDPELSPDGQARAADLARVVGRLGVDRIYSTPFKRTLDTVRPLADSLGLSIVDAPVGAGNVEALRDMLRADASQVILVSGHSNTIPHVVNWLTGSSFSDLDEYDYDRMYVVRLPQEGPGELLEFQYGAPSSRTPGC from the coding sequence ATGCGTGTACTTCTGTATTTGTTGCTGTTTTTGATGGTGGGGTGTTTTCCGGCTTCGCCCGATGGGCCGGAGGGCTCGGCGACGAATGGCGCCGATGCGCGGACGATTGTGCTCGTCCGCCACGCCGAAAAGTGTGAAATGCAGGGAGATGATCCTGAATTGAGCCCGGACGGACAGGCGAGGGCCGCCGACCTGGCGCGTGTCGTTGGGCGGCTGGGCGTGGACCGCATTTATTCGACGCCGTTCAAGCGGACCCTGGACACGGTGCGGCCGTTGGCCGACTCGCTCGGGCTGTCGATTGTGGATGCGCCGGTCGGCGCCGGCAACGTGGAGGCGCTTCGGGACATGCTCCGGGCCGATGCGTCGCAGGTCATTCTGGTATCCGGACACAGCAATACCATTCCGCACGTGGTCAACTGGTTGACGGGTTCCTCGTTCAGTGACCTGGATGAGTATGATTACGACCGGATGTACGTGGTCCGGTTGCCGCAGGAGGGACCTGGTGAACTGCTTGAATTTCAGTACGGGGCGCCGTCGTCCCGGACGCCGGGGTGCTGA
- a CDS encoding T9SS type A sorting domain-containing protein gives MQTTAVFRSAEKITLFEDNLNWINETRTRNEYQAGQLAVRYEDVWVGDVIGEWQPFMRYDFTYGLDGSLASETVFEWNATDWRPFERTLYEGSGSVFTRILVQAPDGAGGWVDVEQTTYVVENDLVVAGQTDQWLGQWTPRERFAYVEVDNSVIETTERPNGTAWMNAERTIYPGLSLFYLHREFERLLDESSELEGMLYAIRLPELISQNWDGTDWVNELRIDRNASYQVNTFYIIDETTITEEWDGSAWVPTGRTFTEYVTSHELNGLPSRMSLQIWDGTGWVEFGSEQYILQTDARKIAQSTLSMDLGSGMNEVSRVRIEWSDAGSVDVENPEAPVTFVLSQNVPNPFNPSTRIGYTLQESQEIRLTVHDLLGRQVDVLDSGFRSAGDHAITWDASAMPSGMYLYRLETAGHAVTRSMVLMK, from the coding sequence ATGCAGACGACCGCCGTCTTCCGATCGGCCGAAAAAATCACCCTCTTCGAAGACAACCTGAACTGGATCAACGAGACCCGTACCCGGAACGAGTACCAAGCCGGCCAGCTGGCGGTTCGGTACGAAGACGTCTGGGTCGGGGACGTCATCGGAGAATGGCAGCCGTTCATGCGCTACGACTTCACCTACGGTTTGGACGGTTCGCTGGCCAGCGAGACCGTATTCGAATGGAATGCCACGGATTGGCGTCCCTTCGAGCGGACCCTCTATGAAGGCTCCGGCAGTGTGTTCACCCGGATCCTCGTGCAGGCACCGGATGGTGCCGGCGGATGGGTCGATGTCGAGCAGACTACCTACGTTGTCGAGAACGACCTGGTCGTGGCCGGGCAGACGGACCAGTGGCTCGGCCAATGGACACCACGGGAGCGATTCGCGTATGTGGAAGTCGACAACTCCGTGATCGAGACGACGGAGCGACCGAATGGAACCGCGTGGATGAACGCCGAACGCACCATCTATCCGGGCCTCTCGCTGTTCTACCTGCACCGGGAGTTCGAGCGCTTGCTGGACGAGTCCTCGGAACTGGAGGGCATGCTCTATGCCATCCGGCTTCCCGAATTGATCTCGCAGAACTGGGACGGCACGGATTGGGTCAACGAGCTCCGGATTGACAGGAATGCATCCTATCAGGTCAATACGTTCTACATCATTGATGAAACGACCATCACGGAAGAGTGGGACGGCTCCGCCTGGGTCCCGACAGGCCGTACGTTTACCGAATACGTAACGAGCCACGAACTCAACGGATTGCCGAGCCGGATGAGTCTTCAGATCTGGGACGGCACGGGCTGGGTTGAATTCGGGAGCGAGCAATACATCCTGCAAACCGATGCGCGAAAAATCGCCCAATCCACGCTTTCCATGGATCTTGGCAGCGGCATGAACGAGGTTTCGCGCGTTCGGATCGAGTGGTCAGACGCAGGCTCGGTCGACGTCGAGAACCCCGAAGCGCCGGTCACCTTTGTGCTTTCGCAGAACGTCCCCAACCCGTTCAACCCGTCCACCCGGATTGGCTACACACTCCAGGAGTCCCAGGAAATTCGCCTCACCGTCCATGACCTGCTCGGTCGGCAGGTTGATGTGCTTGACAGCGGATTCCGGTCCGCAGGAGACCACGCCATCACCTGGGATGCCTCCGCCATGCCGAGCGGCATGTACCTGTACCGACTGGAGACGGCAGGGCATGCCGTGACGCGGAGCATGGTGCTCATGAAGTAG
- a CDS encoding helix-turn-helix transcriptional regulator, whose product MSLWLSADDIRRYERATRAMLAPLEAETADTWRKQVNEAVRDLVGGDESISLLPTGNRLFLSEEDPDLAQGVENFITEYTPNGILVSDPVVDLWQRMRRKSTMESFSWASNAKMIGGVGYRMHDSPMISDVLAARGIRDFVGLSPDVAFGDVLVWILFKRKDQARFGEHTQMLLQTLLPQLKAGLESLIRFDAQRASLDELSDAVVVYGADRREIHRNASFVQLCGLDPDHESVIGAARSIANSLHPLVFPGRRPGHVPGMRKLTTASATYELKGTLLPPGAFGGDASVMILVSRVGVTLPDADTLRDKFGLSRREAEVALLLAEGLSNAGIAERLFMSPHTARRHTANIYEKLGVNTRKGLALLFLK is encoded by the coding sequence ATGAGTCTCTGGCTGTCGGCGGATGATATTCGGCGATACGAGCGGGCCACGCGGGCCATGCTCGCTCCTCTGGAGGCAGAGACGGCCGACACGTGGCGCAAACAGGTCAATGAAGCGGTACGCGACCTGGTGGGTGGGGATGAAAGCATCTCCTTGCTGCCGACCGGCAACCGACTCTTCCTGAGCGAGGAAGACCCGGACCTGGCGCAGGGCGTGGAGAACTTCATCACCGAGTACACGCCGAACGGGATTCTCGTGAGTGATCCGGTCGTGGACCTGTGGCAGCGGATGCGTCGCAAGTCGACCATGGAGTCGTTTTCCTGGGCTTCCAATGCAAAAATGATCGGTGGGGTCGGCTACCGGATGCATGATTCTCCCATGATCAGCGACGTGTTGGCTGCGCGGGGTATTCGCGATTTCGTTGGATTGTCACCCGACGTCGCGTTCGGTGATGTCCTGGTCTGGATCCTGTTCAAGCGCAAGGATCAGGCCCGGTTCGGCGAACACACGCAGATGCTGCTGCAGACCTTGCTGCCACAATTGAAAGCCGGGTTGGAGTCCCTCATACGATTCGATGCCCAGCGCGCGTCCCTGGATGAATTGTCCGATGCCGTCGTCGTATATGGTGCGGACCGGCGGGAAATCCACCGGAACGCGTCCTTTGTTCAGCTTTGCGGGTTGGATCCCGACCATGAATCCGTCATCGGCGCAGCGCGCAGCATTGCGAACTCCCTGCACCCCCTGGTTTTTCCGGGGCGACGGCCCGGGCATGTCCCCGGCATGCGGAAACTGACGACGGCGTCGGCCACCTATGAATTGAAAGGCACGCTGCTGCCTCCAGGTGCCTTCGGAGGCGATGCCTCGGTCATGATCCTGGTCTCAAGGGTCGGGGTCACCCTGCCGGACGCCGACACCCTTCGCGACAAATTCGGTCTCTCCCGTCGCGAAGCAGAAGTTGCGTTGTTGCTGGCAGAAGGATTGTCAAACGCTGGTATAGCCGAACGCCTGTTCATGAGTCCCCACACGGCCCGCCGGCACACCGCAAACATCTACGAAAAACTGGGTGTCAACACGCGGAAAGGACTGGCCCTCCTGTTCCTGAAGTGA
- the hisH gene encoding imidazole glycerol phosphate synthase subunit HisH, translating into MSIAIVRYNAGNVRSVEFALRRLGVEPLLTDDADELRAADRVIFPGVGEARSSMSYLRERGLDEVIRSLTQPVLGICLGLQLLCEHSEENDTTCLGVFPHRVRKFNNLPGAPRPDGTHAALKVPQIGWNRVRHDGKGVFTGEEAEPYMYFVHSYYAETGPLTVAETEYGIPFSSGMRRDNFHAVQFHPEKSADPGAALLRAFLDA; encoded by the coding sequence ATGTCCATCGCCATTGTCCGATACAATGCCGGAAACGTCCGCAGCGTCGAGTTTGCCCTCCGCCGCCTCGGGGTGGAGCCGTTGCTGACGGACGACGCGGACGAGCTGCGCGCCGCGGACCGCGTCATCTTCCCGGGCGTCGGGGAAGCCCGCTCGTCCATGTCCTATCTCCGGGAACGGGGCCTGGATGAGGTCATCCGGTCGTTGACGCAGCCGGTTCTGGGCATCTGCCTCGGGCTCCAACTCCTGTGCGAGCATTCGGAAGAGAACGACACGACCTGCCTGGGGGTTTTTCCGCACCGGGTACGCAAGTTCAATAATCTTCCCGGCGCGCCGCGACCCGATGGCACCCACGCCGCACTGAAGGTCCCCCAGATCGGGTGGAATCGTGTCCGGCACGACGGAAAAGGTGTATTCACGGGTGAAGAGGCCGAACCGTACATGTATTTCGTACATTCCTATTATGCTGAAACCGGTCCCCTGACCGTGGCCGAAACCGAATACGGGATTCCGTTTTCGTCGGGCATGCGACGGGACAATTTCCACGCGGTCCAATTCCATCCGGAGAAGAGCGCCGACCCCGGCGCCGCGCTCCTCCGGGCGTTCCTGGACGCGTAG